The Zeugodacus cucurbitae isolate PBARC_wt_2022May chromosome 4, idZeuCucr1.2, whole genome shotgun sequence genome includes the window aatgcaTTTAAAAgagttaatatttttcttctaaccgtgtgtctctgtaccaaaaaggGTTAAAATCGAGTTATAAATTCCcgtaactcccatatacctataattaggcttttcaaataaataaatttcgagagtataaaatgttcagttacatcCGAATttagcgcttccttacttgttgttatatGCTGGTGATGCCAAAGGTGAATATTCATAATTCGGATTTATCAATCGATGAATTATCGAAAAAACGTTCTGACTCCGAGAGGATTCTGCACAGATTTTGACTTTTCACCTATGTTCACAAGTAGATACGTATAAAATGAGCAATAAACACTCTTCAGACTATCTCAGCTAATGCAATCTTCTTTATCAAAGACCCTTCTTGCAAAATATTACAATCACTTCGCGACCTATTGTAAGACCGTCTGAACACAATCTGGATActtcagaaatatttatttgtgtgcgtatatttaaaatacaatttcagtTCATTTGTTgattaataaatgtatatatattacataaatactatataggattttaaattatataaaatttggaaagaTTCTTCGAATTAATATACACAAGTCGGTATCACCAATTAAGCACGCATTTTAGAAGGATATGTGCGCTTAACTAAAGATTTTTTCCCACTTAGCTTTCGTCGCCTATTACGTTTAATTTGTTGTCGTTTTTTCGCTCGGTTATTTCGTAGGTAATAAATTTCTCTGATTAAACTGTGTCCATTTTCTTCGTCTATTAATGTTGCTGAGAACTCCTTAAAGTAATTCCCGCTTACTGTTAAAGTATCGTCTATTTTCATATATGGACCATACAAAGTGGTCATTGGTGGCCAATATCCTGCGCGGACATCACTAAATGGATTTCCGTTAATCACAAATGAAGTCCACAAGTCTACCATACGGCTGGCCATTGTCCTATCGGGCGGACTCAAATTGGTAACATGTTGTGGATACGGAAAGAGATACAGTGCTTCGTCTGTAAGAGACACACCCGCCTTGAAAGGACTCTGCAGGTTGGTTTCCTCATCCAAATCGCGATACCGATTAAATTCACCCATGTAATCAAATGAATAGAGGAATGTATTTTCAGGAACGTGTTTATTATTCATGTTGAGAGCTAAAAGCACCGGTAGTTTATGCATTAAGGTGCCACCGacctgtaaaataaatattcaattattaCTATGCTTATAAgtaaataacagtaaatgtTTACTTACGTCAATTAAACGGGGTATCAGAGTGCCGAATGTACCATTTTCCATTAACTTTCTATTGAAAAAGTCGTGTGTGACAAAGCTCGTCAACAACATCGTTTTATCAGTGCCCACCACTTGACGAATGATATGATCAATATAGTCATATGTGTTATAGTCATCGTCTGGTATGGTTCCCTCGAAATCATTTTCCacgatttctaaaattttcacaaataagaATACGAATAATACATGGAACAGTTGAGCTATTCACCGTTCAAAACTCTTGAGCCAACATTTTTTGGACATCCTCCCATTGCCGGATATGAGAAGTTCGAATTCAGTATAAGGTCATAAGGATGCTTGGGCAAGACACCACTTGGTCCACCAATTGTAAATTGAATACCACCAGTGTAACCCACTCCCAAATCGGACTTTTCGAGCTAAGttttcatatgtacatgcaaatatattttatcataaatacatatataatattaacaatattgAATACTCACAGCGTGGGTCATAAATGCACTGAGCAATTCTAGCGGTGACAAGTCCATCAAACATTCATTTAAATCCCGCACAGTTTTCATTTTACATTCGGCTTTCTCAGCAATCTCTTGGGCTAACTGACGGGGATTACCTTCCAGAAATATTGGCATCAGTGCGGAGCCGGAATGATAGATCACTTGGTGAAAGAGTCCTTTTTGTACCTGTAACGGattaaaaacagttatttttgctttgcttccTTATTTGTGTTTAAAACACGGGGAGGCGCTTACTATTGGGGAAATGGCCAACAAATGTGCTATAGC containing:
- the Glt_1 gene encoding glutactin; amino-acid sequence: MFGIQFNSISINRRKRFLVLFATTFLLLYSVQAQFDDEVDSVINLPSLGSIQGKVIQTAWSKRQVLQFVDVKYAEAPTGKYRFKPPRPVEPWDDVMDATTEKIGCPSVVSMETLKKLDDVLDIEDCLTLTITTPNNTGRFPVLVYVHGEYLYEGSNSEAPPDYLLEKDIVLVTPQYRLGPFGFLSTKTDEIPGNAGVLDIYLALQFVKHFIKYFGGDENHVTLAGQVGGAAIAHLLAISPIVQKGLFHQVIYHSGSALMPIFLEGNPRQLAQEIAEKAECKMKTVRDLNECLMDLSPLELLSAFMTHALEKSDLGVGYTGGIQFTIGGPSGVLPKHPYDLILNSNFSYPAMGGCPKNVGSRVLNEIVENDFEGTIPDDDYNTYDYIDHIIRQVVGTDKTMLLTSFVTHDFFNRKLMENGTFGTLIPRLIDVGGTLMHKLPVLLALNMNNKHVPENTFLYSFDYMGEFNRYRDLDEETNLQSPFKAGVSLTDEALYLFPYPQHVTNLSPPDRTMASRMVDLWTSFVINGNPFSDVRAGYWPPMTTLYGPYMKIDDTLTVSGNYFKEFSATLIDEENGHSLIREIYYLRNNRAKKRQQIKRNRRRKLSGKKSLVKRTYPSKMRA